The nucleotide window TGTGGCGATACTCTCAGACGACCAACAGACTCTGTAGATGGATCGAACGGCAAACATAACAAGGTGGCAGCCTATATACAAGATGAGGAGAATCCGTAGCACGTCAATCGGACCGAGAGCGAGATATTACTGGAAACGACAAAGATGAGGCAAGTGCAAGGTTGGTGTGGGAGATGCTGTGGCAGGATAGCTGTCAATGGAGCGCCTGCACCTGCATCCACCCCACGAGCGTGCCATGAAGGGCgaccatcgtgaatggtcACCGAAAGTGGAATGCGGTCACATGACCACACAGCACGAgttctgcttcttggccgtctTGTAGAACATCTTGCTCTGTTCGCTGAGGGTGCCGGATttctcgacgagcttgtcgagatctTCGCCGCGTTGGAGTACCGAGTCGATGGTCTTGTGCAGGACGATCTTGGTTTCGTCGAGCTCCTGTTGTACCTTCATGATGGTATCTGCCTGGCGTGGGTCTTGGTAACGCTTGACGTAGTCGACGGATTGCGGGAACGCGCTTACGCCGAGCAACGGTTCGCCCTTGGCAGGAGCAGTAGCAGAGCCCGtggtgatggcgttgaCTTTGGACTCCCACTTGGACTTGGGCACCTTGATCACAAACTCATCGAGCgtcttgttgagcagcgaaAAGGCGACGCGCACCGGGTATTCGGTGTCGGTGATCAGAACGCCAGAGATGCCGTCCGATGCGGGACGCGAGTGAACGTGAGCTACGTACGAGTTTTCCTGTACCGACTGTCGCTGTGTTGGCTGTGTTCTCTCGGCCACCGTCTGTGCAGTAGGTTGGTACGATGAAAGCAGGGAGTTCTCAACACGATGGTCAGTGAGCCGGTCAGCTTGACATtagcgaggacgagcgcgCACGTAGCAATCAACTTACCCTTGCCATGAATCCCATCATGTCCTGAACCGTGGAACGCTGgaagaaggaaaaggaaCCGAGC belongs to Mycosarcoma maydis chromosome 3, whole genome shotgun sequence and includes:
- a CDS encoding putative YKT6 - SNARE protein for Endoplasmic Reticulum-Golgi transport (isoform B), encoding MQIYGLLILANPPGAGAVPLTTAWELGSFSFFQRSTVQDMMGFMARTVAERTQPTQRQSVQENSRSMSL
- a CDS encoding putative YKT6 - SNARE protein for Endoplasmic Reticulum-Golgi transport (isoform A) yields the protein MQIYGLLILANPPGAGAVPLTTAWELGSFSFFQRSTVQDMMGFMARTVAERTQPTQRQSVQENSYVAHVHSRPASDGISGVLITDTEYPVRVAFSLLNKTLDEFVIKVPKSKWESKVNAITTGSATAPAKGEPLLGVSAFPQSVDYVKRYQDPRQADTIMKVQQELDETKIVLHKTIDSVLQRGEDLDKLVEKSGTLSEQSKMFYKTAKKQNSCCVVM